One window from the genome of Paraclostridium sordellii encodes:
- a CDS encoding calcium/sodium antiporter: MSYILLIIGFIILIKSADFFVNGASSIAKALRIPTIIIGLTIVAFGTSAPEAAVSVTAALKGNNDIAIANVVGSNIFNLLAVIGIASMIKPVKVQKTTILKEFPFILLSSLVLLILSHDTKFQGYSNNELTKSDGLMLLALFSIFMYYLLEMAITSKEDMQVEQGSKKASIPKSLMISLLGIIGIIFGGQVVVDSASNIALSIGMSENLVGLTIVSIGTSLPELVTSVVAAKKGESDIAMGNVVGSNIFNILFVLGISAFINPISVHPIVFVDMFIMFIISIIAYIFATTKREVNKFEGLLMVLIYISYMVFIIIRQ, from the coding sequence ATATTACTTATAATTGGATTTATAATACTTATTAAATCAGCAGACTTTTTTGTAAACGGGGCATCTTCTATTGCTAAAGCATTAAGAATACCAACCATAATTATAGGTCTTACAATAGTTGCGTTTGGAACCAGTGCTCCTGAAGCAGCAGTTAGTGTTACAGCTGCTTTAAAAGGAAACAATGATATTGCAATAGCTAATGTAGTTGGATCTAATATTTTTAACCTGCTGGCTGTTATAGGTATTGCATCAATGATAAAGCCTGTTAAGGTTCAAAAAACTACTATTTTAAAAGAATTTCCATTTATACTTTTATCATCATTAGTTTTATTAATATTATCTCATGATACTAAATTTCAAGGATATAGTAACAATGAATTAACAAAATCAGATGGACTTATGTTATTGGCTCTATTTTCTATATTTATGTACTACTTACTAGAGATGGCTATAACATCAAAAGAAGATATGCAAGTAGAACAAGGAAGTAAAAAAGCATCTATTCCAAAGAGCTTAATGATTAGTTTATTAGGTATAATAGGAATTATATTTGGAGGACAAGTTGTAGTAGATAGTGCAAGTAATATAGCATTATCAATAGGAATGAGTGAAAATCTAGTAGGACTTACTATCGTATCTATTGGAACTTCTTTACCAGAGTTAGTAACTAGTGTAGTTGCAGCAAAAAAAGGAGAAAGCGATATAGCTATGGGAAATGTTGTAGGGTCTAATATCTTTAATATTTTATTTGTACTTGGAATATCGGCATTTATAAATCCAATATCAGTACATCCTATAGTATTTGTAGATATGTTCATTATGTTTATAATTTCTATAATTGCATATATATTTGCAACTACAAAGAGAGAAGTTAATAAATTTGAAGGCCTTTTAATGGTATTGATTTATATTTCTTACATGGTATTTATAATAATTAGACAATAG
- a CDS encoding double-cubane-cluster-containing anaerobic reductase: MISLPEKFEEFSEARRNGFIKAKELKESGKKLVGVFCAFTPVEIPMAAKAVTVGVCGVSEEPIPEAEKILPRNLCPLIKSSFGHAITDTCPYFYFSDLLIGETTCDGKKKMYEELEKIKDLHLMQLPNSKNGKYAYELWKNEIIELKNDIEKRFNVEITEEDLKEAIRDKNEERKLLKEFYELGKLVPPPMNGFEMHQVLYNSGFKFDRDELKDSIRDMIKSIKEKYENGERPVSEDKPRILITGCPIGGVSEKIVKTLEESGAVVVAYELCGGIRSNDELVDENNPDPIDAIAKKYINIACSCMSNNDGRIELLDRLIDEYKVDGVIDVILQACHTFNVESYRIKKFVNDVKHKPYMAIETDYSKSDTEQLRTRFEAFIEMID, encoded by the coding sequence ATGATATCATTACCAGAAAAGTTTGAAGAATTCAGTGAAGCTAGAAGAAATGGATTTATAAAAGCTAAAGAATTAAAAGAGAGTGGTAAAAAATTAGTAGGGGTATTTTGTGCATTTACGCCAGTTGAGATTCCAATGGCAGCTAAAGCTGTTACGGTAGGTGTTTGTGGAGTTAGTGAAGAGCCAATTCCAGAAGCTGAAAAAATATTACCGAGAAATCTTTGTCCACTTATAAAATCAAGTTTTGGACATGCTATAACAGATACATGTCCATATTTTTATTTTTCAGATTTGCTAATAGGAGAAACAACATGCGATGGAAAGAAAAAAATGTACGAAGAGCTAGAGAAAATTAAAGACCTACATTTAATGCAACTTCCAAATAGTAAAAATGGAAAATATGCTTATGAGCTTTGGAAAAATGAAATTATTGAACTGAAAAATGATATAGAAAAAAGATTTAATGTAGAAATAACAGAAGAAGATTTAAAAGAAGCAATTAGAGATAAAAATGAAGAGAGAAAGTTATTAAAAGAATTTTACGAATTAGGAAAATTAGTACCACCACCAATGAATGGTTTTGAAATGCATCAAGTTTTATATAATTCTGGATTTAAATTTGATAGAGATGAATTAAAAGATAGTATAAGAGATATGATTAAATCTATAAAAGAAAAATATGAAAATGGAGAGAGACCAGTAAGTGAAGATAAACCAAGAATTTTAATTACAGGATGTCCAATTGGTGGGGTAAGTGAAAAAATCGTAAAAACATTAGAAGAAAGTGGAGCTGTTGTAGTTGCTTATGAGCTTTGTGGAGGTATTAGATCAAATGATGAACTTGTAGATGAAAACAATCCAGACCCAATTGACGCTATAGCTAAAAAATACATAAATATAGCTTGCTCATGTATGTCTAATAATGATGGAAGAATCGAACTTTTAGATAGATTAATAGATGAGTATAAAGTAGATGGAGTAATTGATGTTATTTTACAAGCTTGTCATACGTTTAATGTGGAAAGTTACAGAATTAAGAAATTTGTAAATGATGTTAAACATAAACCTTATATGGCTATTGAAACAGATTATTCAAAATCTGATACAGAACAATTAAGAACTAGATTCGAGGCATTTATAGAAATGATAGATTAA
- a CDS encoding acyl-CoA dehydratase activase, giving the protein MYSIGIDSGSVATKGVLFDGENIVKKIIIPTGWSPKIASKEVYENLITGIDKENVKKIVGTGYGRVSMDFVDKKVTEITCHAKGVHFLNRNVRTIIDIGGQDSKVINLDNEGNVSNFIMNDKCAAGTGRFLQVTSNLLGTDVDSIDNLANGAKPQVISSMCTVFAESEIISLLAKDISKESIAAGILQSIANRSESMLSRIDIVDKVAFTGGVAKSKILVKMLEENLKKDIYIYDDTQIIGALGAAIVGYKK; this is encoded by the coding sequence ATGTATAGTATAGGTATAGACTCTGGATCAGTTGCAACTAAAGGTGTATTATTTGATGGAGAGAATATAGTAAAAAAAATAATAATACCAACAGGATGGAGTCCTAAAATTGCTTCAAAGGAAGTTTATGAGAATTTAATCACAGGTATAGATAAAGAAAATGTAAAAAAAATTGTTGGGACTGGATATGGAAGAGTTAGTATGGATTTTGTTGATAAAAAAGTAACTGAAATAACATGCCATGCAAAGGGTGTCCATTTTTTAAATAGGAATGTAAGAACTATAATAGATATAGGTGGGCAGGATAGTAAAGTTATAAATCTGGATAATGAAGGAAATGTATCTAATTTTATAATGAATGATAAATGTGCAGCAGGTACAGGAAGATTTTTACAAGTAACTTCTAACTTACTAGGTACAGATGTTGACAGCATAGATAATTTGGCAAATGGAGCAAAGCCACAGGTAATATCAAGTATGTGTACTGTTTTTGCAGAATCAGAGATTATAAGTTTATTAGCAAAAGATATATCAAAAGAATCTATAGCAGCTGGTATTTTACAATCAATTGCAAATAGGTCTGAATCAATGTTATCTAGAATAGATATAGTAGATAAAGTTGCTTTTACAGGTGGAGTTGCAAAAAGTAAAATACTTGTAAAAATGTTAGAAGAAAATTTAAAAAAAGATATATATATATATGATGATACGCAAATAATAGGAGCTTTAGGGGCTGCAATTGTAGGATATAAAAAATAA
- the nhaC gene encoding Na+/H+ antiporter NhaC, with protein MVKREKKQASLGDSILCIGFLIFILCISLTKLGVSAHIPLALGGIFTGFIAVFKLGFTWKELEEGILSTISSTMQAIIILLIVGMLIGTWIISGVVPSMIYWGLNILSPGIFLVATTLICSIVSISTGSSWTTAGTIGIALLGIGSALGIPKEIIAGAIISGAYFGDKMSPLSDTTNLAPAMAGTNLFTHIKHMLYSTIPAYLIALIIYGFIGFKYAGQTIDNSQITQIQQALAASYNTLSPFLLLIPAAVILMVILKVPAIPGLIIGTLLGGFVAVFFQGASFKEVLEVAQVGYTSHSGMAFVDELLTRGGLNSMLGTVSLMLCALATGGILEKTGMLEALANAILKFAKGTFGLVAATIFTCIGTNLAVADQYLAIVMPGSMYREAFKKQGLCPENLSRALEDSATITSPLIPWNTCGAYMSATLAINSFAFLPFAFFNLLCPLVSLTLAATGFGITKLSDEKPVKTEESIA; from the coding sequence ATGGTAAAAAGAGAAAAAAAACAAGCTTCACTGGGAGATTCTATTTTATGTATAGGATTTCTGATTTTCATATTATGTATTTCACTAACAAAATTGGGAGTATCTGCTCATATCCCCCTTGCACTAGGTGGTATATTTACAGGATTTATAGCAGTTTTTAAATTAGGTTTTACATGGAAAGAATTAGAGGAAGGAATTTTATCTACTATAAGTTCAACGATGCAGGCTATTATAATTTTATTGATAGTTGGTATGCTTATTGGAACATGGATAATATCTGGTGTTGTTCCTAGCATGATTTATTGGGGACTAAATATATTATCACCTGGAATTTTCCTAGTTGCTACAACACTAATATGTTCAATAGTATCAATTTCTACTGGTTCTTCTTGGACTACAGCCGGTACTATAGGTATAGCCCTTTTAGGTATAGGTAGTGCTCTTGGCATTCCTAAGGAAATAATAGCTGGTGCAATAATATCAGGTGCCTATTTTGGTGATAAAATGTCTCCACTTTCTGATACAACAAACTTAGCTCCTGCTATGGCTGGAACTAATTTATTTACTCATATAAAACATATGCTTTATTCAACAATACCAGCATATTTAATAGCTTTAATTATATACGGATTTATAGGATTTAAATATGCAGGTCAAACTATAGATAACAGTCAAATAACTCAAATACAACAAGCTCTAGCTGCTAGTTATAATACATTATCTCCATTTTTACTACTTATACCTGCTGCAGTTATCTTAATGGTAATACTTAAAGTACCAGCTATTCCAGGTCTTATAATAGGTACATTACTAGGTGGGTTTGTTGCAGTATTTTTCCAAGGAGCTTCATTTAAAGAAGTTTTAGAAGTTGCTCAGGTTGGATATACATCTCACAGTGGAATGGCTTTTGTTGATGAACTATTAACTAGAGGTGGTCTAAACAGTATGCTAGGAACAGTTTCGCTTATGTTATGTGCACTAGCTACAGGTGGTATTCTTGAAAAAACAGGTATGCTAGAAGCTCTAGCCAATGCTATTCTTAAATTTGCAAAAGGAACTTTTGGTTTAGTAGCTGCTACAATATTTACTTGTATAGGAACCAATCTAGCTGTTGCAGATCAATACTTAGCAATAGTAATGCCAGGAAGTATGTATAGAGAAGCTTTCAAAAAACAAGGACTTTGTCCTGAAAATCTATCTAGAGCATTAGAAGATAGTGCAACTATTACATCTCCACTTATACCTTGGAATACATGTGGAGCTTATATGAGTGCTACACTTGCTATAAATTCATTTGCATTTTTACCATTTGCATTTTTCAATCTATTATGTCCTTTAGTTTCTTTAACACTAGCTGCTACAGGATTTGGCATCACTAAATTATCAGATGAAAAACCAGTTAAAACAGAAGAATCTATTGCATAA
- a CDS encoding peroxiredoxin: MPCLPSLGTKAPNFSANTTFGPIKLSDYKGKWVVLFSHPGDFTPVCTTEFLCFAKYYSNFQKRNTELIGLSVDSNSSHLAWVYNIYRNTGVEIPFPIIDDRKMEISQLYGMISEPMSDSSTVRSVFIIDPNQILRTILYYPLTTGRNIPEIVRIIDALQTSDEQKVVTPADWLPGMPVILPPPKTYKELKQRISSCEKDKECIDWYLCFVPDKNLGIKSNKSINKKKLTAKSRPQINSPEDYVPQNPNCPDINRLVGTYVLGDPSSVDAFLLDFVIYAFAEIKSDGTLFIPTPRYLRQLLALRQDNPDLRVIVAIGGWGQDGFSDAALTPSSRYNFAREVNALIKEYNLDGIDIDWEYPATSAAGIKSRPEDRENFTLLLTAIRDVIGYDKWLSVAGTGDKAYINQSVEIDNIAPLIDYFNLMSYDFTAGETGPNAKKHHSNLYDSNLSIPGYSADAMVRNLIAAGMPSQKILLGIPFYGRLGATITKSYDQLRKDFINKNGYTYKFDRDAQAPYLEREGEFAMSYDDILSIYIKGQYVIDNCLGGMFSWMAPYDRANILARAMNEGINDPNKLRQEIEDTYGPGFLK, translated from the coding sequence TTGCCATGTCTTCCTAGTTTAGGTACTAAAGCCCCTAACTTTAGTGCTAATACAACCTTTGGCCCTATAAAATTATCCGATTATAAAGGAAAATGGGTTGTATTATTTTCTCATCCAGGTGACTTTACACCAGTATGTACTACAGAATTTTTATGTTTCGCTAAATACTATTCAAATTTTCAAAAAAGAAATACGGAGTTAATAGGCCTTAGTGTTGATAGTAATAGCTCTCATTTGGCATGGGTTTATAATATCTATAGAAATACAGGTGTTGAAATACCATTTCCTATAATAGATGATAGAAAGATGGAAATTTCACAACTATACGGTATGATTTCTGAGCCTATGAGTGATTCTTCAACAGTTAGATCTGTATTTATAATCGACCCTAACCAAATTCTAAGAACTATTTTATATTATCCTTTAACTACCGGTCGAAATATTCCTGAAATAGTAAGAATAATAGATGCTCTTCAAACATCGGATGAACAAAAAGTTGTTACTCCAGCAGATTGGTTACCAGGTATGCCTGTTATATTACCTCCACCTAAAACTTACAAAGAATTAAAACAAAGAATTTCTAGTTGCGAAAAAGATAAGGAATGCATAGATTGGTATCTTTGTTTTGTTCCTGATAAAAACTTAGGAATAAAAAGTAATAAATCTATAAATAAAAAGAAGTTAACTGCTAAATCAAGACCTCAAATAAATTCTCCAGAAGATTATGTTCCACAAAACCCTAATTGTCCAGATATAAATAGATTAGTTGGAACATATGTTCTTGGCGATCCTTCAAGTGTAGATGCTTTTTTACTTGATTTTGTTATATATGCATTTGCAGAAATAAAATCTGATGGGACACTATTCATACCAACGCCTAGATATTTGCGTCAATTATTAGCTCTTAGACAAGATAATCCCGATTTAAGGGTTATAGTAGCTATTGGCGGCTGGGGACAGGATGGATTCTCAGATGCTGCCCTAACACCATCCTCTAGATATAATTTTGCAAGAGAAGTTAATGCTCTTATTAAGGAATATAATTTAGATGGAATTGATATTGACTGGGAATATCCAGCAACTAGTGCTGCCGGAATAAAATCAAGACCTGAAGATAGGGAAAACTTTACTTTATTATTGACTGCAATTAGAGATGTAATAGGTTATGATAAATGGCTAAGTGTTGCAGGTACTGGAGATAAGGCCTATATAAATCAAAGCGTAGAAATTGATAATATAGCACCTTTAATTGATTACTTTAATTTGATGAGCTATGACTTTACAGCTGGAGAAACAGGACCTAATGCTAAAAAGCATCATTCAAACTTATATGATTCTAATCTATCTATTCCAGGCTATAGTGCAGATGCTATGGTTAGAAACTTAATAGCTGCAGGAATGCCATCTCAAAAAATTTTACTAGGAATTCCTTTTTATGGTAGGTTAGGTGCTACAATTACAAAATCATATGATCAACTTAGAAAAGATTTTATAAATAAAAATGGTTATACTTATAAATTTGATAGAGATGCTCAAGCTCCTTATTTAGAAAGAGAAGGAGAATTTGCAATGTCCTATGATGATATACTTTCTATATATATAAAAGGACAATATGTAATAGATAACTGCTTAGGTGGTATGTTCTCTTGGATGGCTCCATATGATAGAGCTAATATACTTGCAAGAGCTATGAATGAGGGTATTAATGATCCAAATAAATTAAGACAAGAAATTGAAGATACGTACGGTCCTGGTTTCTTAAAATAA
- a CDS encoding protein phosphatase 2C domain-containing protein, whose product MNFEIFYESVTGYKNKAKNKESQDFLKYKKLDKGIICSIGDGHGINRCMYSQKGSELACSAFMDVIEDLYENIKNDSEEIQVDRVKSMIENKSIQRKIQDTWRDYAKNHFIKHIPNVYNIDYILYGTTLIGVLITNKMKLYMQIGDGNILEVSKDIEIIEYNKKNKVRGVLNSMYLDDAYLYIDIKFDILENEDLKSVVLFSDGFTNSFGSLINLSESISNTIEGYKKSVFSRYNLKKQYKNYLEYLTLNKSKDDITIAFIF is encoded by the coding sequence ATGAACTTTGAAATTTTTTATGAAAGTGTAACTGGATATAAAAATAAAGCTAAAAATAAGGAGTCACAAGATTTTTTAAAATATAAAAAATTAGATAAAGGCATTATTTGTTCAATTGGAGATGGACATGGAATTAATAGGTGTATGTATAGTCAAAAAGGATCAGAACTTGCTTGTAGTGCATTTATGGATGTAATAGAAGACTTATATGAAAATATTAAAAATGATAGTGAAGAAATTCAAGTGGATAGGGTTAAAAGTATGATAGAAAATAAATCAATACAAAGAAAAATTCAAGATACTTGGAGAGATTATGCAAAAAATCACTTCATAAAACATATTCCAAATGTTTACAATATTGATTATATACTTTATGGGACTACTCTTATAGGAGTTTTAATAACAAATAAAATGAAATTGTATATGCAAATCGGAGATGGAAATATATTAGAAGTTTCAAAAGATATAGAGATTATAGAATATAATAAAAAAAATAAAGTAAGAGGAGTCTTAAATTCAATGTATTTAGATGATGCATACTTATATATTGATATAAAATTTGATATTTTAGAAAATGAAGATTTAAAATCAGTGGTTTTATTTTCAGATGGATTTACAAATAGTTTTGGAAGTTTAATTAATTTAAGTGAGAGTATATCAAATACTATTGAAGGATATAAAAAAAGTGTATTTTCAAGATATAATTTAAAAAAACAATATAAAAATTACTTAGAGTATTTGACTTTAAATAAAAGCAAAGATGATATTACTATAGCGTTTATATTTTAA
- a CDS encoding UbiD family decarboxylase, with product MKDFFIKIVEFVDKHNKVIVKTALVILGVILLSLTIFFSANSFSVSSESNKLVDYIEKRNYGEATSYYNKVKEEFSESKMDRFSKSLSKKINKILVNYGDRYIKGEIGKDYFISLINIINELDTVYIDASNIIDQAKRVNDLYLQEKISYKTAMGYIQAVSTLKISKNEIYVYAKKIDVIEDSRKVYNLGVKDQEKKMYKEAISNYDKVMSEDKKYYDLAQDKKEECIKDMYDYYIEKANTENENGNYQQALEYIDYLKQYYLDDDYLNELSSKYEKNLKMYSMTNDEIVALISKKSGMDKADIITNIFQQMVNGSKYYYVETFVNKDRVDEFLINPRNKKVYSYLDEKKTYNNNYSDGYWRATKDGSVEFTISKNTAISILEKKLKEHSEKYKYVTIEEKNNALKYIENKEQLDKFIGKNNDIYYYAVVNRGFFKSKEVYLINPYTKQIYKVSEDKISKI from the coding sequence ATGAAGGATTTTTTTATAAAAATAGTAGAATTTGTAGATAAACACAATAAAGTTATAGTAAAAACAGCTCTTGTGATTTTAGGTGTTATCTTATTGAGTTTGACTATATTTTTTAGTGCTAATAGTTTTAGTGTAAGTAGTGAAAGTAACAAACTTGTAGATTATATTGAAAAAAGAAACTATGGCGAAGCAACATCTTATTATAATAAAGTCAAAGAGGAATTTTCTGAAAGTAAGATGGATAGGTTTAGTAAGAGTTTATCTAAAAAAATTAATAAAATACTTGTTAATTACGGAGATAGATATATAAAAGGAGAAATAGGCAAAGACTATTTTATATCACTTATAAACATAATAAATGAATTAGACACAGTATATATAGATGCAAGCAATATAATAGATCAAGCTAAAAGAGTAAATGATTTATACTTACAAGAAAAAATAAGTTACAAAACAGCTATGGGGTATATACAAGCAGTATCAACCCTTAAGATATCTAAAAATGAAATTTATGTTTATGCAAAAAAAATTGATGTAATAGAGGACTCTAGAAAAGTATATAATTTAGGAGTTAAAGATCAAGAAAAGAAAATGTATAAAGAAGCAATTTCAAATTATGATAAAGTTATGTCAGAAGATAAAAAGTATTATGATTTAGCTCAAGATAAAAAAGAAGAATGTATAAAGGATATGTATGATTATTATATAGAAAAAGCAAATACAGAAAATGAAAACGGAAATTATCAACAAGCTTTAGAATATATAGACTACTTAAAACAATATTACTTAGATGATGATTATTTAAATGAATTATCAAGTAAATATGAGAAAAATTTAAAAATGTATTCTATGACTAATGATGAAATAGTGGCATTAATATCTAAAAAAAGTGGAATGGACAAAGCTGATATAATAACAAACATATTCCAACAAATGGTTAATGGAAGTAAATATTACTATGTTGAAACTTTTGTCAATAAAGACAGAGTAGATGAATTTTTAATTAATCCTAGAAATAAAAAAGTATATTCTTATTTAGATGAGAAAAAAACTTATAACAATAATTATAGTGATGGTTATTGGAGAGCGACAAAAGATGGAAGTGTAGAATTTACTATAAGCAAAAATACTGCAATTAGCATTCTAGAGAAAAAATTAAAAGAACATAGTGAAAAATATAAATACGTTACAATTGAAGAAAAAAATAATGCATTAAAATATATCGAAAATAAAGAACAATTAGATAAATTTATAGGAAAAAACAATGATATTTACTATTATGCTGTTGTAAATAGAGGATTTTTTAAATCAAAAGAAGTATATTTAATAAATCCATATACTAAACAAATATATAAAGTTTCAGAAGATAAAATTAGCAAGATTTAA
- a CDS encoding tetratricopeptide repeat protein, which translates to MIIILKLNIKNDIKSLHKKIIDIALISEDSNDITFFNIDDEEIHETLKTLKKTYVTSNSKDETILNLKHKTKKQIKDTRTLKLESYKKFNEALNMIDRDFITSATEIIDEALELNPKDVDILNLKGLLKFLKCNFDESFESFYKSTCYDNNELAQKYVKILTSEEFGIFLSRYNHAIRFINNDLNQESIQILENIVNEEPELIEPYLVLHLIYEKLGNNEKANEYLGALRKVDKDNPLFEKEASIQPVKENEETVSPKKAKSHKTLYALIVVLVIVAGALYLNNKKQLDKLSNQITKKDEQIDKTNKKLDKTKNELNKAKDEKKKEESQDNTEVIVGDEEDLFNKAMDLKQEGDNQEAIKYLELVVSNGKTKKYVSEAIYQLALLNENEKNNEEAIKYYKKYINTYKPSDNYYDDSYYNLGMLYYKEGDLEEAQQVFYSLRAEDPDSMYNNSQVEDILKER; encoded by the coding sequence GTGATTATTATTTTAAAGTTAAATATAAAAAATGATATAAAAAGTTTACATAAAAAGATAATCGATATAGCTCTTATAAGTGAAGATAGTAACGACATTACCTTTTTTAATATAGATGATGAAGAAATACATGAAACTTTAAAAACTTTAAAAAAGACCTATGTAACATCAAATAGCAAAGATGAAACTATACTTAACTTAAAGCACAAAACAAAAAAACAAATTAAAGATACTAGAACATTAAAACTTGAGTCATACAAGAAATTTAATGAAGCTTTAAATATGATTGATAGAGACTTTATAACAAGTGCTACAGAAATAATAGATGAGGCTTTAGAATTAAATCCAAAAGATGTTGATATACTAAATTTAAAAGGATTATTAAAATTTTTAAAATGTAACTTTGATGAATCTTTTGAAAGTTTCTATAAGAGCACATGTTACGATAATAATGAACTAGCTCAGAAATATGTAAAGATTTTAACATCTGAAGAGTTTGGAATATTTTTAAGCAGATATAATCATGCTATTAGATTTATAAATAATGATTTAAATCAAGAAAGTATACAAATTCTTGAAAATATAGTTAATGAAGAGCCGGAACTTATAGAGCCATATTTAGTTTTACATTTAATATATGAAAAATTAGGAAACAATGAAAAAGCAAATGAATATTTAGGTGCATTGAGGAAAGTTGATAAAGATAATCCTTTATTTGAAAAAGAAGCAAGTATTCAACCAGTCAAAGAAAATGAAGAAACAGTATCACCTAAAAAAGCTAAGAGTCATAAAACACTATATGCATTAATTGTAGTTTTAGTAATTGTAGCTGGAGCATTATACTTAAATAATAAAAAACAATTAGATAAGCTTTCTAACCAAATTACTAAAAAGGATGAACAAATAGATAAAACTAATAAAAAGCTAGATAAAACAAAAAATGAATTAAATAAAGCTAAAGATGAAAAGAAAAAAGAAGAATCTCAAGATAATACGGAAGTCATAGTTGGAGATGAAGAAGATTTATTTAATAAAGCTATGGATTTAAAGCAAGAAGGAGATAACCAAGAAGCTATAAAATATTTAGAGTTAGTTGTATCAAATGGTAAAACTAAAAAATATGTTTCAGAAGCTATTTATCAATTAGCTTTACTAAATGAAAATGAAAAAAATAATGAAGAAGCTATAAAATATTATAAAAAATATATAAATACTTATAAACCTTCTGACAATTATTATGATGATAGTTATTATAATTTAGGAATGCTTTATTATAAAGAAGGGGATTTAGAAGAAGCTCAACAAGTATTTTATAGTTTAAGGGCCGAAGATCCAGATAGTATGTACAATAATTCACAAGTAGAAGATATATTAAAAGAAAGATAA
- a CDS encoding WG repeat-containing protein — translation MTNKKLFLPILKDGKYGFINNKNEIVIKPKFKYVSERFKDGYCVVTYIKRIRKSVKWVFGYIDEYGYNNIFLHLDSASDFSEGLSKIKINGKYGFLDLNLDESIKPKYEGASNFSEGMSGVKINKKWGFINRNGDMIIKPSFSYVNKFKEGIALVESKNKYGYIDKSGEFIIKPKYDIANDFSEGIAGIKIDDKWGYIDKNGDNIIDFKYDRAKSFSEGLAPVCINDKWGYINTLGEMVIEPIFDYACEFSDGLARFNIGSDSLSRGMCIPKGGLWGFLNKEGKIKILPTLKAVSDFENGYAQIIEGDNNNYIDKNGEILIN, via the coding sequence ATGACAAATAAAAAATTATTTCTTCCTATATTAAAAGATGGCAAATATGGTTTCATAAACAATAAAAATGAAATAGTAATAAAACCAAAATTTAAATATGTTTCAGAAAGATTTAAAGATGGATATTGTGTTGTTACATATATAAAAAGAATAAGAAAGTCTGTAAAATGGGTTTTTGGATACATAGATGAATATGGATATAACAATATATTTCTACACTTAGATAGTGCTTCAGATTTTAGCGAAGGTTTATCTAAGATTAAAATTAATGGAAAGTATGGATTTTTAGATTTGAATTTAGATGAAAGCATAAAGCCTAAATATGAAGGGGCATCTAACTTTAGTGAAGGTATGTCGGGGGTGAAGATAAATAAAAAATGGGGATTTATAAACAGGAATGGAGATATGATTATAAAACCTTCTTTTAGTTATGTAAATAAATTCAAGGAAGGGATAGCTTTAGTTGAAAGTAAAAATAAATATGGATATATAGATAAAAGTGGAGAATTTATAATAAAACCTAAATATGATATAGCAAATGATTTTTCAGAAGGAATAGCAGGAATAAAAATCGATGATAAGTGGGGATATATAGATAAAAACGGAGATAATATTATAGATTTTAAATATGATAGAGCAAAATCATTTAGTGAAGGGTTAGCACCTGTATGTATAAATGATAAGTGGGGATATATTAATACATTAGGAGAAATGGTAATAGAACCTATATTTGATTATGCATGTGAATTTTCTGATGGATTGGCAAGGTTTAATATAGGATCAGATTCCTTATCAAGAGGAATGTGTATACCAAAAGGAGGATTATGGGGTTTTTTGAATAAAGAAGGAAAAATTAAAATATTGCCAACTTTGAAAGCGGTTTCGGATTTTGAAAATGGATATGCACAGATAATTGAAGGAGATAACAATAACTATATAGATAAAAATGGAGAAATTTTAATAAATTAA